The following coding sequences lie in one Numida meleagris isolate 19003 breed g44 Domestic line chromosome Z, NumMel1.0, whole genome shotgun sequence genomic window:
- the S1PR3 gene encoding sphingosine 1-phosphate receptor 3 → MSAVTVMPSAVVGTQGNEEVDSLIALHYNYTGKLILREKATDNIDLSTITFLFLCSFIVLENLMVLIAIWKNNKFHNRMYFFIGNLALCDLLAGIVYKVNILMSGKKTLSLSSTIWFIREGSMFVALGASTFSLLAIAIERHLTMIKMRPYDANKKYRVFLLIGTCWLISVSLGALPILGWNCINNLPDCSTILPLYSKKYVVFCISIFIAILVAIVILYARIYILVKSSSRNVTNHNNSERSMALLRTVVIVVSVFIACWSPLFILFLIDVACRVRECSVLFKANWFIALAVINSAMNPIIYTLASKEMRRAFFRLVCGCLVRSRAARSLPIQPTPDHSRSKSSSSNTQKPKDDFPQMSIPSCVIEKHEPSFHNGNFCK, encoded by the coding sequence ATGTCAGCAGTTACTGTGATGCCTTCTGCTGTTGTTGGTACTCAAGGAAATGAGGAAGTGGACTCTCTGATCGCACTGCATTACAATTACACAGGAAAGCTTATTCTGAGGGAAAAGGCAACTGATAACATAGACCTTTCCACTATCACATTTCTGTTCCTATGTAGTTTCATAGTCCTGGAAAATCTGATGGTGTTGATTGCCATTtggaaaaacaataaatttCACAACCGCATGTACTTTTTCATTGGCAATCTAGCTCTCTGTGATCTTTTAGCTGGGATTGTTTACAAAGTAAACATTCTTATgtctgggaagaaaactctgAGCTTGTCCTCCACAATCTGGTTTATTAGGGAAGGCAGTATGTTTGTTGCATTAGGAGCCTCCACCTTCAGCTTATTAGCTATAGCTATTGAGCGACACTTGACAATGATTAAGATGAGGCCTTatgatgcaaataaaaaatacagagtgTTCCTTCTCATTGGAACCTGCTGGCTTATTTCAGTTTCCTTGGGTGCCTTGCCCATCCTTGGCTGGAACTGTATAAACAACTTGCCAGATTGTTCAACAATTTTGCCTCTTTACTCCAAGAAGTATGTTGTATTCTGCATTAGTATCTTCATAGCCATTCTGGTAGCCATTGTTATCCTTTATGCACGCATTTACATCCTGGTAAAGTCCAGCAGCCGTAATGTCACTAACCACAACAACTCAGAGCGGTCCATGGCACTCCTTAGGACTGTTGTGATCGTTGTTAGTGTCTTCATTGCCTGCTGGTCACCGTTGTTCATTCTGTTCCTTATTGATGTGGCCTGCAGAGTCAGGGAGTGCTCTGTCCTATTCAAAGCCAACTGGTTTATAGCTCTGGCTGTCATAAATTCTGCAATGAATCCTATCATCTATACTTTGGCGAGTAAGGAAATGCGTCGAGCTTTCTTTCGCCTTGTTTGTGGCTGCCTGGTGAGATCCAGGGCAGCCAGATCTTTGCCTATTCAGCCCACACCAGATCATAGCCGAAGTaaatccagcagcagcaacactCAGAAGCCAAAGGATGATTTCCCACAGATGAGCATTCCCTCATGTGTCATTGAGAAACACGAACCTTCATTTCACAATGGAAACTTCTGTAAGTAA